Proteins from a single region of Bombus pascuorum chromosome 5, iyBomPasc1.1, whole genome shotgun sequence:
- the LOC132907350 gene encoding WD repeat-containing protein 81 isoform X3, whose product MDVMTKELLVPTKYIKVIDGRICLTIHKNWLTSLVNTGPISFINHERLSEDEIAAYPTLDDLGPDWIRIYVRIYEKQHKYAVPLPRGRNINGNTHSDLTYSQLMHYVAETNYRNLWKECYKKYYSPWNCIEHKEQYNITANVSDIWIMQEVLQKMYGCTLVQIQNGSVVSVLPGTPTEIHCNLLPILFAIETTSAFLTLHEQTAEYSLRECVMYSPAALSMSHGKPLFLIYQLLQLSRDLHDRGLVLGEITLSDILLMDNFTIQVLPKVSDNIYIKPENEHFKVSTSQEIKVKSFNGCKKNLDTISSNSIVQENFKFGINANIEKLCEMWVYNCISNYDYLTALNNLAGRRYGDPSCHHVMPWVTDFTSRCGGNWRDLTKSKFRLNKGDRQLDLTFDSQSTEVGHHVSDVLSEITYYVYLSRRYNKSVLCKYVRSQWVPGEYPASIQRLHDWSPDECIPQFFTDPRVFKSIHEDLPDLEIPGWATSPEDFVERHREALESFHVSERLHHWIDLTFGYKLSGSAAVKSKNVCLQLVDNHTTLTNSGIVQLFTQPHPQKIIPSPYWCKIPPRLRSSFSVNKYKSDQSGNRTSDDEGHSSGLEEEELPTSIINTSRSSPLVLSRLLSRSRGSLLTTEDNAKQDKSTSQTIILPKDYNPVTAILHVETMHAFMNKVSSQVYKPQFELHESFTNYKQIVASGRIKEQQILGCLILEIFLSNKFRATWNVEKVSFAKRLATCLNILKMSADSLPKCVRNAVALLLQVDIIPNSYDIDNIEVTDMPFRYPTITHMGLPPPSAHQFLQPILSGSLFPFSKYYKYLFNIVEMLQEYNNLVRELNFIMKSEEDIDFICKTKTKFLCKISECKVKAIARELEHVLFHTGVAREAYLELIMPHIQQVMEEPYSAVLAAWHLFDPIAKALGPRDTAQTFLLSIMKLYENGSFIDNFAHADILPSGLIAKLKTTRLYHRNFLLKLMVRLGLRRFLENFIAPLVEAVGGYRDYVQGSSTYIHKTGNLKSCDLSGICNDGEGILSPLDEDFSADSEHNITLSPVPITSDYARDINSADNDVEEVFTMETEESSWISLNSGATYDIDLNVDLSLNLNDDLNEEGSKISPLKSVKSPTIPIPKISNCSSKSLTEFSNIGCHVGSKTSNDEFTYGGFGHPTNTSEETCIIGVEEQNSAILKMDDNKSSTAEHENIQLDHTYQKSTSNECTTSEMSAESIIWLSHRLGPVLTARYLSRNLLRMLTLCYTGKENLTITDDTSLSIEGIPWNKKVLLGDHNANKVLECLAAIAGLYGEQIIVLQYFAHMVELLALCKRKLTQNLEGGLISCLTLLNHITPYLSDAVLMDILHEPIVKAILYPTVRILSSTRFTFPNAFDKSFNQDVTENVKDEIHQKTISEHFISVKILNEDNRDILGPQTNFNQDVADSYSPPVVENIDASDSQKNKALEELKAVFTTEFAHKTYMLFYKCIDSEVMEQILKNHEHIRNLCHKYEQETKTTFNTDDNKYNTSYSNYNVTGNTEIKNKDAVNFENISVVGNRFAVQTNEVGDYVTSENIISNREANCSLSNGRQLRGNWLAYWEHEIGRSEKDTAFNIKQIKLQTFSGHTNSIRCLYVLDNENSFMSGGRDKTVKLWSLRSQGDGNTVTSCQYTYTGHKKSILALTFLESLRYVVTCDGTIHCWDPFMGSLLGCPESSRPVPVNTLAASPPPCTTLLVGTTDITLRVIDCRTFQYVNEMKVSVNPTGLIRCIAVAPSGYWVALGQASGFLTILDIRTGLIIASWKGHECEILQLEAINETTLISSSLDETIAVWSALDGKLKFHMKGSTEPVHCMTTYEQELVIGTTANRIGVYTSIETTASFSSSKLKSDTFKGLLTTMAVLPLNRLLLLGADNGGITLIC is encoded by the exons ATGGATGTAATGACAAAAGAGTTGCTTGTACccacaaaatatataaaagtaatagatGGTAGAATTTGTTTAaccattcataaaaattggcTAACCAGTTTAGTTAACACAGGTCCAATCTCTTTTATTAATCATGAACGATTAAGTGAAGATGAAATTGCAGCTTATCCTACACTTGACGATCTTGGTCCAGACTGGATAAGAATATATGTTAGA ATTTATGAAAAACAGCATAAATATGCTGTTCCACTCCCAAGAGGAAGGAATATAAATGGAAATACTCATTCAGATCTAACATATTCACAATTAATGCACTATGTTGCAGAAACTAATTATCGAAATTTGTGGAAAGAatgttataaaaagtattaca GTCCATGGAATTGCATAGAACATAAAgaacaatacaatataactgCTAATGTAAGTGATATATGGATTATGCAAGAAGTATTGCAAAAAATGTATGGTTGTACTTTAGTACAAATACAAAATGGATCAGTGGTATCTGTGTTGCCTGGTACACCAACCGAAATACATTGCAATCTTCTTCCAATACTGTTTGCTATTGAAACTACATCTGCCTTCCTAACATTACATGAGCAAACTGCAGAATATTCTCTCCGTGA GTGTGTAATGTACAGTCCTGCTGCTTTAAGTATGAGTCATGGAAAAccattgtttttaatatatcagCTATTACAATTATCTAGAGATTTACATGATCGGGGTTTAGTATTAGGTGAAATTACCCTTAGTGATATATTACTTATGGATAATTTTACTATTCAG GTGTTACCAAAAGTAAgtgacaatatatatataaaacctGAAAATGAACATTTCAAAGTTTCTACTAGTCaggaaattaaagtaaaaagttttaatggctgtaaaaagaatttagatacaatttcatcaaattctaTAGtgcaagaaaattttaaatttggaataaatgcaaatattgaaaaattgtgtGAAATGTGGGTGTATAATTGTATTAGTAATTACGATTATTTAACTGCATTGAATAATTTGGCTGGTAGAAGATACGGTGATCCAAGTTGTCATCATGTAATGCCTTGGGTCACAGATTTTACATCAAGATGTGGTGGTAATTGGAGAGATTTGACAAAATCTAAATTTCGATTGAACAAAGGTGACAGACAATTAGATTTAACATTTGATTCACAATCGACTGAA GTGGGGCATCATGTATCCGATGTATTATCAGAAATCACATACTACGTTTATCTTTCTCGTCGCTATAATAAATCTGTCCTTTGTAAATATGTACGATCACAATGGGTGCCAGGTGAATATCCTGCCTCGATACAAAGGTTACATGACTGGAGTCCAGATGAATGTATACCACAATTTTTTACTGATCCTAGAGTTTTTAAG tcCATTCATGAAGATTTGCCAGATTTAGAAATTCCTGGATGGGCAACATCTCCAGAAGATTTTGTTGAAAGACATAGAGAAGCTTTAGAAAGTTTTCATGTTTCTGAAAGATTACATCACTGGATAGATTTAACTTTTGGTTATAA aTTATCCGGTTCAGCAGCAGTAAAATCTAAAAACGTCTGTTTGCAACTTGTTGACAATCATACTACTTTAACTAACTCTGGAATTGTTCAACTTTTTACACAACCACATCCTCAGAAAATCATTCCTTCACCTTATTGGTGTAAGATCCCACCTCGATTACGCTCATCTTTCTCAGTTAATAAGTATA aaagTGATCAATCTGGGAATAGAACTAGTGATGATGAAGGTCATAGTTCTGGacttgaagaagaagaattaccaacatcaattataaatacatcGAGATCGTCTCCTTTGGTCTTAAGTCGATTATTAAGTCGTTCTCGAGGTTCTTTACTCACTACTGAAGACAATGCTAAACAAGATAAATCTACAAGTCAGACAATAATTCTTCCAAAAGATTATAACCCTGTTACAGCTATTTTGCATGTGGAAACTATGCACGCATTTATGAATAAAGTAAGCTCTCAAGTTTATAAACCGCAATTTGAGTTACACGAGTCATTCACAAATTACAAACAAATTGTGGCTAGTGGACGTATTAAGGAACAACAAATTCTCGGTTgtttaattttggaaatatttttgtctaaTAAATTTCGAGCAACATGGAATGTTGAAAAAGTATCATTTGCAAAAAGACTTGCTACATGCTTAAACATCTTGAAAATGTCGGCTGATAGTCTACCTAAATGTGTAAGAAATGCTGTTGCCTTATTACTTCAAGTTGATATTATACCAAATAGTTACGATATTGATAACATAGAA GTAACTGACATGCCTTTTCGTTACCCAACTATTACACACATGGGTCTACCTCCACCATCTGCACATCAATTTTTACAACCAATACTTTCTGGAAGTTTGTTTCCATTTTccaagtattataaatatctgttTAATATTGTAGAAATGTtacaagaatataataatttagttcgtgaattaaattttataatgaagTCTGAAGAAGATATAGATTTTATATgtaagacaaaaacaaaattcctTTGTAAGATCAGTGAATGTAAAGTTAAAGCAATTGCAAGAGAATTAGAACATGTATTGTTTCATACTGGAGTTGCAAGGGAAGCATATTTAGAACTAATAATGCCTCATATACAGCAAGTAATGGAAGAACCATATAGTGCTGTTTTGGCTGCATGGCATTTATTTGATCCTATTGCTAA AGCATTGGGTCCTCGAGATACTGCacaaacatttcttttatccattatgaaattatatgaaaatggttcctttatagataattttgcTCATGCTGATATTCTCCCTTCAGGATTAATAGCAAAATTGAAAACCACGCGTTTATATCATAGAAATTTCTTGCTTAAGCTTATGGTAAGGTTGGGTCTACGAcgatttttggaaaattttattgcacCTCTTGTGGAAGCAGTTGGAGGCTATAGAGATTATGTGCAAGGATCTTCaacatatattcataaaactgGCAATCTCAA GAGTTGTGATTTAAGTGGGATATGTAATGATGGAGAAGGAATTTTATCTCCTTTAGATGAGGATTTTTCTGCAGATTCAGaacataatattactttatcaCCTGTACCTATAACTAGTGACTATGCACGTGATATAAATTCAGCTGACAATGACGTCGAGG AAGTATTTACAATGGAAACAGAAGAAAGTTCTTGGATATCTTTAAATTCTGGTGCAACATATGATATTGATCTAAATGTTGATTTGAGTTTGAATCTAAATGATGATTTAAATGAAGAGGGAAGTAAAATTTCACCACTGAAATCTGTTAAATCGCCAACAATTCCTATACCAAAAATATCCAATTGTTCCAGTAAATCTCTGACAGAGTTTAGTAATATTGGTTGTCATGTTGGAAGTAAGACTTCTAATGATGAATTTACTTATGGTGGATTTGGCCACCCTACTAATACTTCTGAGGAAACATGTATTATAGGAGTTGAAGAACAAAATTctgcaatattaaaaatggatGATAATAAATCTAGCACTGCAGAACATGAAAATATCCAATTGGATCACACTTATCAAAAATCTACATCAAATGAGTGCACAACCTCTGAAATGAGTGCTGAATCTATTATCTGGTTGTCTCATCGACTTGGTCCTGTGCTTACTGCCCGATATTTATCACGAAATTTATTGAGAATGCTTACATTATGTTACACTGGGAAAGAGAACTTAACAATAACCGATGATACTTCCTTGTCTATTGAAGGTATTCCCTGGAATAAGAAAGTTTTACTTGGTGATCATAATGCTAACAAAGTTTTGGAATGCCTTGCAGCTATTGCag gttTATATGGAGAACAAATTATAGTATTGCAATATTTTGCACACATGGTAGAACTTCTAGCACTgtgtaaaagaaaattgacaCAAAATTTAGAAGGGGGACTTATTTCATGTTTAACCCTTTTAAACCATATTACACCATATCTTAGTGATGCAGTACTGATGGATATACTTCAT GAACCAATCGTGAAAGCAATACTGTATCCTACAGTTCGTATATTATCATCTACAAGATTTACTTTTCCCAATG CATTTGATAAATCATTTAATCAAGATGTTACAGAAAATGTTAAGGATGAGATTCACCAAAAAACAATAAGTGAGCACTTTATAAG tgTAAAGATTTTAAATGAAGATAATAGAGATATTCTGGGAcctcaaacaaattttaatcaagatGTTGCTGATTCTTATTCTCCCCCAGttgtagaaaatatagatGCCTCTGATTCTCAAAAGAATAAG GCACTTGAAGAACTAAAAGCTGTATTTACAACAGAATTTGCTCATAAAACATATATGctcttttataaatgtattgaTAGTGAAGTAATGGAACAAATACTTAAAAATCATGAACATATACGCAATTTATGTCATAAATATGAgcaagaaacaaaaacgacttTTAACACTG ATGATAACAAGTATAATACATCATACAGCAATTATAATGTAACAGGAAAtacggaaataaaaaataaagatgcagttaattttgaaaatatatcagTTGTGGGAAATAGGTTTGCTGTGCAAACGAATGAAGTCGGGGATTATGTTACTTCAGAAAACATAATATCTAATCGTGAAGCAAATTGTTCTTTATCAAATGGAAGACAGTTACGAGGAAATTGGTTAGCATATTGGGAACATGAAATTGGAAGATCAGAAAAAGATACAGCATTtaacataaaacaaataaaactcCAAACTTTTAGCGGTCATACTAATAGTATTAGATGCCTATATGTGTTAGATAATGAGAATAGTTTTATGAGTGGAGGAAGAGATAAGACTGTGAAGTTATGGAGTTTAAGAAGTCAg gGGGATGGAAACACTGTTACATCTTGTCAGTATACTTATACTGGACATAAAAAGTCGATCCTTGCCCTTACATTCCTAGAATCTTTACGATATGTAGTTACCTGTGATGGCACAATTCATTGCTGGGATCCTTTTATGGGTTCCCTTCTTGGATGTCCAGAAAGCTCACGTCCAGTCCCTGTAAATACACTAGCTGCAAGTCCTCCCCCATGTACAACTTTACTTGTGGGTACAACTGATATTACTCTGAGAGTTATTGATTGTAGAACATTTCAGtatgtaaatgaaatgaaa GTATCTGTAAATCCAACAGGTTTGATTCGATGTATTGCAGTAGCACCTAGTGGTTATTGGGTAGCATTGGGTCAAGCATCAggttttttaacaattttagatATTCGTACTGGACTTATTATTGCATCTTGGAAAGGCCATGAATGTGAA ATATTACAATTAGAGGCAATTAATGAAACTACATTAATTAGTTCTTCACTAGATGAAACTATTGCCGTATGGAGTGCACTAGATGGAaaactaaaatttcatatgaa ggGCTCTACAGAACCAGTTCATTGCATGACTACGTATGAACAAGAATTAGTTATAGGAACAACTGCAAATCGGATAGGAGTTTACACATCCATAGAAACAACAGCTTCATTTTCATCATCAAAATTAAAGTCTGATACTTTCAAAGGTCTCCTTACGACAATGGCGGTTCTCCCTCTTAATAGATTATTGTTATTAGGTGCAGATAATGGTGGAATAacattaatttgttaa